A stretch of Myxococcus hansupus DNA encodes these proteins:
- a CDS encoding DUF2378 family protein, protein MDRRGVDDETAIEPQRPPPLPVQVPRRNFEGLFVHALKPTGAFAQSLRDIGYDMEAAQEYYALSVWRAALGVARRHVYAGQAPEAANRALGHHYVEGFAQTLVGRIFATAAPLLGTERCLTRLPTYLRAGREDMKMLLEPVQAREWRIRVVDPDPLPDFVAGVVEGVLRRTKVTPHVEVLERQVTGYALRVRWKGA, encoded by the coding sequence ATGGACCGGCGGGGCGTGGATGACGAGACGGCCATCGAGCCGCAGAGGCCGCCGCCGCTGCCGGTGCAGGTGCCGCGGCGGAACTTCGAAGGGCTGTTCGTCCACGCGCTGAAGCCCACGGGCGCCTTCGCCCAGTCGCTGCGAGACATCGGCTACGACATGGAGGCGGCGCAGGAGTACTACGCGCTCTCCGTGTGGCGCGCGGCGCTGGGGGTGGCCCGCCGGCATGTCTATGCGGGCCAGGCGCCCGAGGCGGCCAACCGCGCCCTGGGGCACCACTACGTGGAGGGCTTCGCGCAGACGCTGGTGGGGCGCATCTTCGCCACCGCCGCGCCCCTGCTGGGCACGGAGCGGTGCCTGACGCGGCTGCCCACCTATCTGCGGGCGGGGCGCGAGGACATGAAGATGCTGCTGGAGCCGGTGCAGGCGCGCGAGTGGCGCATCCGCGTCGTGGACCCGGACCCGTTGCCGGACTTCGTCGCGGGTGTGGTGGAGGGTGTCCTCCGGCGCACCAAGGTGACGCCGCACGTGGAGGTGCTGGAGCGGCAGGTCACCGGCTACGCCCTGCGGGTGCGGTGGAAGGGCGCCTGA
- a CDS encoding PAS domain S-box protein: MRVLIVTQGGGADLAPLEGRLREQGHSVVTVTREADVPAAWRSGPCALVMVDARGATSRVPLVRALRSLPGAEASVLMMLGRGGELGALRPTLDAGADDLLAWPVEEEELALRLELAHRRFTRREDRRDMSFGNDLKDTLLAVSPVPTSITSISDGRVVAANDFYFQLLDIARDEVIGRTTVELGLWQTHSDRAHVVERLRHHGTVRGMDIEYRTRGGELRHTLLFMGMVSYGGAPHVISFFPDITALKRAEEGLRRSEVSFRTLIGSLPDLVAVFDTGARVRYANQKVVSALGYESVDELLGKHISDIIPPEDFASADARMHEALRTGRAALQERRMVKRDGSVLRVESTTFPLPFDGKDSIVSVSHDLTERYQMQGRLMLAQRMASVGTLAAGVAHEINNPLAYLTANLAFAREELADVLPASNRPLEPRLAEAVGGALAALAEAQQGADRVRSIVRDLKTFSRVDSVESAEVDIRRVLESTLNLATTEIRHRARLVKQLGEVPSVVGNESRLGQVFLNLLVNAAQAIPAGTPERHEIRIVTRVAAHGRACVEVSDTGTGIAQEHLPRLFDPFFTTKEPGVGTGLGLSICHSIVTALGGEIHVTSEPGKGSTFQVLLPPAQRTEPVRPPPPPPPAPAEKRGRLLVVDDEPLVCTALGRTLRPHHDVTLSTRAQEALARIEAGERFDVVFCDLMMPGMSGMDFYSALQARHPEQAQRVIFLTGGAVTAQARAFLESVPSPHLEKPFAGRELLSLIQERLAHA, encoded by the coding sequence ATGCGGGTCCTGATTGTCACCCAGGGGGGAGGGGCGGACCTGGCGCCACTGGAAGGCCGGCTGCGTGAGCAGGGACACTCGGTCGTCACCGTGACGCGTGAGGCCGACGTGCCGGCCGCCTGGCGCAGCGGACCGTGCGCGCTCGTGATGGTGGATGCCCGGGGCGCGACGTCTCGCGTCCCCTTGGTGCGCGCGCTGCGCAGCCTCCCCGGCGCCGAGGCGTCGGTGCTGATGATGCTGGGCCGCGGCGGGGAGCTGGGCGCGCTGCGCCCCACGCTGGATGCCGGCGCGGATGACCTCCTGGCGTGGCCCGTCGAGGAGGAGGAGCTGGCGCTGCGCCTGGAGCTGGCCCACCGCCGCTTCACCCGCCGTGAAGACCGCAGGGACATGTCGTTTGGCAATGACCTCAAGGACACCCTGCTGGCCGTCAGCCCGGTGCCCACGTCCATCACCTCCATCTCCGACGGCCGGGTGGTGGCCGCCAACGACTTCTATTTCCAGCTCCTCGACATCGCGCGCGACGAAGTCATTGGCCGCACCACGGTGGAGCTGGGCCTGTGGCAGACCCACAGCGACCGCGCGCACGTGGTGGAGCGCCTGCGGCACCACGGCACGGTGCGCGGCATGGACATCGAATACCGCACCCGCGGCGGGGAGCTGCGCCACACCCTGCTCTTCATGGGCATGGTGTCCTACGGCGGCGCGCCGCACGTCATCTCGTTCTTCCCGGACATCACCGCGCTCAAGCGCGCCGAGGAAGGGCTGCGCCGCTCCGAGGTGAGCTTCCGCACGCTCATCGGCAGCCTGCCGGACCTGGTGGCCGTCTTCGACACGGGCGCGCGCGTGCGCTACGCCAACCAGAAGGTCGTCTCCGCCCTGGGCTACGAGAGCGTCGACGAGCTGCTGGGCAAGCACATCTCCGACATCATCCCGCCCGAGGACTTCGCCAGCGCCGACGCGCGCATGCACGAGGCCCTGCGCACCGGCCGCGCGGCGCTCCAGGAGCGGCGGATGGTCAAACGCGACGGCAGCGTGCTGCGCGTGGAGTCCACCACCTTCCCCCTGCCCTTCGACGGCAAGGACTCCATCGTCTCCGTCTCGCACGATTTGACGGAGCGCTACCAGATGCAGGGGCGGCTCATGCTCGCGCAGCGCATGGCCTCCGTGGGCACGCTCGCCGCGGGCGTGGCGCATGAAATCAACAACCCGCTGGCGTACCTCACCGCCAACCTGGCCTTCGCGCGCGAGGAGCTGGCGGACGTGTTGCCCGCGAGCAACCGGCCCCTGGAGCCCCGGCTGGCGGAGGCCGTGGGCGGCGCGCTCGCGGCGCTCGCCGAGGCCCAGCAGGGCGCGGACCGGGTGCGCAGCATCGTCCGGGACTTGAAGACGTTCAGCCGGGTGGACTCAGTCGAAAGCGCGGAAGTCGACATCCGGCGGGTCCTCGAGTCCACGCTGAATCTGGCGACAACGGAGATTCGCCACCGCGCCCGGCTGGTGAAGCAGCTCGGCGAGGTTCCCTCCGTGGTCGGCAATGAGTCACGCCTGGGACAGGTGTTCCTCAACCTGCTGGTGAACGCCGCCCAGGCCATTCCCGCGGGGACCCCCGAACGTCACGAAATCCGCATCGTCACGCGCGTGGCGGCCCACGGGCGCGCCTGCGTGGAGGTGTCGGACACGGGCACGGGTATCGCCCAGGAACACCTGCCCCGGCTGTTCGACCCCTTCTTCACCACCAAGGAGCCCGGGGTGGGCACCGGGCTGGGCCTGTCCATCTGCCACAGCATCGTCACGGCCCTGGGTGGGGAAATCCACGTCACCAGCGAGCCCGGCAAGGGCTCCACCTTCCAGGTGCTCCTGCCGCCCGCCCAGCGGACCGAGCCGGTGCGCCCACCGCCCCCACCACCGCCCGCCCCGGCGGAGAAGCGCGGCCGCCTGCTGGTGGTGGACGACGAACCGCTGGTGTGTACGGCCCTGGGGCGAACCCTGCGCCCACACCACGACGTCACCCTCTCCACCCGGGCCCAGGAGGCCCTGGCCCGCATCGAGGCCGGCGAGCGCTTCGACGTCGTCTTCTGCGACCTGATGATGCCGGGCATGAGCGGGATGGACTTCTACTCCGCCCTCCAGGCCCGCCACCCCGAGCAGGCCCAGCGGGTCATCTTCCTCACCGGCGGCGCGGTGACGGCCCAGGCCCGGGCCTTCCTGGAGTCGGTGCCAAGCCCCCATCTGGAAAAGCCGTTCGCTGGCAGGGAACTCCTTTCCCTGATCCAGGAACGGCTCGCGCACGCATAG
- a CDS encoding glucan biosynthesis protein encodes MAVASCTTAVAREPAAPKARSTSMKGTTAFSPETVVERARALAAQPYVAPPKSLPKAYTQLNYDQYRDIRFRPERAHWRDAGLPFHVQFFHPGFLFQSPVVMNVVEAGRAQPLRFSQDLFSYGKVVNKASLPRSGVDGFAGLRFHHPLNSADIFDELAVFQGASYFRSLGQGNLYGLSARGIAIDTAQSRPEEFPDFREFWLERPADGANQVVVHALMDGPSITGAYRFTITPGSNTVMQVEATLFSRRSIENLGVAPLTSMYLFGENDRAKFDDFRPEVHDSDGLLVWSKDGEQLWRPLQNPKAVRTSSFRAENPRAFGLLQRDTAFHNYEDLEARYERRPSAWVEPVGEWGPGAVRLVEIPTPDETHDNIVAFWVPDAPLNPGTPLRVAYRLHWGSKSPWETTGGVVTSTRITSAITPGMPVGEGVTPATRRFILDFSRTARAEDGPVEAVITAAKGQVLRSTIQRHEPSGGWRTTFELEPEGTSEPIELRAFLRRGSETLTETWSYLWIP; translated from the coding sequence ATGGCGGTCGCGTCCTGCACCACCGCCGTCGCCCGCGAGCCCGCGGCCCCGAAGGCCCGGAGCACCTCCATGAAGGGCACCACGGCCTTCTCCCCGGAGACGGTGGTGGAGCGCGCGCGCGCGCTGGCGGCCCAGCCCTACGTGGCGCCGCCGAAGTCGCTGCCCAAGGCCTACACCCAGCTCAACTACGATCAGTACCGCGACATCCGCTTCCGTCCGGAGCGCGCGCACTGGCGTGACGCGGGCCTCCCCTTCCACGTGCAGTTCTTCCACCCGGGCTTCCTGTTCCAGTCCCCGGTGGTGATGAACGTCGTGGAGGCGGGCCGCGCGCAGCCGCTGCGCTTCTCCCAGGACCTCTTCAGCTACGGCAAGGTCGTCAACAAGGCGTCCCTGCCCCGCAGCGGCGTGGACGGCTTCGCGGGCCTGCGCTTCCACCACCCGCTCAACAGCGCGGACATCTTCGACGAGCTGGCCGTGTTCCAGGGCGCCAGCTACTTCCGCTCGCTGGGCCAGGGCAACCTGTACGGCCTGTCGGCGCGCGGCATCGCCATCGACACCGCGCAGTCGCGTCCCGAAGAGTTCCCGGACTTCCGTGAGTTCTGGCTGGAGCGCCCGGCGGACGGCGCGAACCAGGTGGTGGTGCACGCGCTGATGGACGGCCCGAGCATCACCGGCGCCTACCGCTTCACCATCACCCCGGGCTCGAACACGGTGATGCAGGTGGAGGCCACGCTGTTCTCCCGCCGCAGCATCGAGAACCTGGGCGTGGCGCCGCTCACCAGCATGTACCTGTTCGGTGAGAACGACCGCGCGAAGTTCGACGACTTCCGGCCGGAGGTCCACGACTCGGACGGCCTGCTCGTCTGGAGCAAGGACGGCGAGCAGCTCTGGCGCCCGCTGCAGAACCCGAAGGCGGTGCGCACCTCCAGCTTCCGCGCGGAGAACCCGCGCGCGTTCGGCCTGCTGCAGCGGGACACGGCCTTCCACAACTACGAGGACCTGGAAGCCCGCTACGAGCGCCGTCCCAGCGCGTGGGTGGAGCCCGTGGGCGAGTGGGGCCCCGGCGCGGTGCGCCTGGTGGAGATTCCCACGCCGGACGAGACGCACGACAACATCGTCGCCTTCTGGGTGCCGGACGCGCCGCTCAACCCGGGCACGCCGCTGCGCGTGGCCTACCGTCTGCACTGGGGTTCGAAGTCGCCGTGGGAGACCACGGGCGGCGTCGTCACCTCGACGCGCATCACCTCCGCCATCACCCCGGGCATGCCCGTGGGCGAGGGCGTCACCCCGGCCACGCGCCGGTTCATCCTCGACTTCTCTCGTACCGCCCGCGCCGAGGACGGGCCGGTGGAAGCAGTCATCACCGCGGCCAAGGGCCAGGTGCTGCGCTCCACCATTCAGCGCCATGAACCTTCCGGTGGCTGGCGCACCACCTTCGAGCTGGAGCCCGAGGGCACCAGCGAACCCATCGAGCTGCGCGCCTTCCTGCGACGCGGTTCGGAGACCCTCACCGAGACCTGGAGCTATCTATGGATTCCGTGA
- the mdoH gene encoding glucans biosynthesis glucosyltransferase MdoH encodes MHAHSFSPESAGIRRLFVLGLAAVTTVAGTWEMHRLLSARGTTVPEGVLLALFVLCFGWIALSFWTAVAGFLQLAVSKRLPGLRWPTAEEAATRLTSRTSVVMPVHNEDPASVFANVQATYESVAATGQLDAFDFYILSDSTRPEAWIAEELAWADLCRRVGGQGRIFYRRRTDNTGKKAGNLQDFCERWGRHYDFTIVLDADSLMDGRTLVTMARLMELNPRAGILQAPPLNVGRSTLFARLQQFAGRVYGPVVAAGAAAWQLGESNYWGHNAIIRTEAFIQHCGLPVLPGQQPFGGHILSHDFVEAALMRRAGYTVWLVTELGGSFEQPPPSLLDYAQRDRRWCQGNLQHLSLVAAGGLHPISRGHFLMGVMSYAASPLWLLFLTSGLVAGLWDGWLSFSNPHLMEDLPPEAMHFDAKGSMRLFAVSMGMLFAPKIFGLLLGLASARDSALMGGRGRLVLSVLLESVLATLMAPVMMLFQSHFVFGTLLGYKVSWSSQQRDDADLPWSEAARRHAVHTGVGVVLAAVAWFLSPGLLLWLSPVVAGLLLSIPLSVFTSRASLGLWLERRGLLVIPEESEPPKVLERAQAVAEEFALEPVADAVDHVISDAKAHALHLALLESQPSPAAVPMALASARRKLLGGTAEPLSPPEKTAVLLDAHTLTEARERRLAVAVS; translated from the coding sequence ATGCACGCTCACTCGTTCTCACCGGAGAGCGCCGGCATCCGGCGCCTCTTCGTCCTGGGCCTCGCCGCCGTGACCACGGTGGCGGGCACCTGGGAGATGCACCGCCTGCTGAGCGCGCGCGGTACCACCGTCCCCGAAGGCGTGCTGTTGGCGCTCTTCGTGCTGTGCTTCGGGTGGATTGCCCTGTCCTTCTGGACGGCGGTGGCGGGCTTCCTTCAGCTCGCGGTCAGCAAGCGCCTGCCCGGCCTGCGCTGGCCCACGGCGGAGGAGGCGGCCACGCGGCTCACCTCGCGCACCTCGGTGGTGATGCCGGTCCACAACGAGGACCCGGCCTCCGTCTTCGCCAACGTACAGGCCACCTACGAGTCCGTGGCGGCCACGGGCCAGTTGGACGCGTTCGACTTCTACATCCTCAGTGACTCCACGCGGCCCGAGGCGTGGATCGCCGAGGAGCTCGCCTGGGCCGACCTGTGCCGCCGCGTGGGCGGACAGGGCCGCATCTTCTACCGGCGCCGCACGGACAACACCGGCAAGAAGGCCGGCAACCTCCAGGACTTCTGCGAGCGCTGGGGCCGCCACTACGACTTCACCATCGTCCTGGATGCCGACAGCCTCATGGACGGCCGCACGCTGGTGACGATGGCGCGGCTGATGGAGCTCAACCCGCGCGCGGGCATCCTCCAGGCGCCGCCGCTCAACGTGGGCCGCAGCACCCTCTTCGCCCGGCTGCAACAGTTCGCCGGCCGCGTGTACGGCCCAGTGGTGGCCGCGGGCGCTGCCGCGTGGCAGCTCGGTGAGTCCAACTACTGGGGCCACAACGCCATCATCCGCACCGAGGCCTTCATCCAGCACTGCGGCCTGCCGGTGCTCCCCGGGCAGCAGCCCTTCGGTGGCCACATCCTCAGCCACGACTTCGTGGAGGCCGCGCTGATGCGCCGCGCCGGCTACACCGTGTGGCTGGTGACGGAGCTGGGCGGCAGCTTCGAGCAGCCGCCCCCGAGCCTGCTGGACTACGCGCAGCGAGACCGGCGCTGGTGCCAGGGCAACCTGCAGCACCTGAGCCTGGTGGCCGCAGGCGGCCTGCACCCCATCAGCCGGGGCCACTTCCTGATGGGCGTGATGTCCTACGCCGCGTCCCCGCTGTGGCTGCTGTTCCTGACGTCGGGCCTGGTGGCCGGCCTCTGGGACGGGTGGCTGTCGTTCTCCAACCCGCATCTGATGGAGGACCTGCCGCCGGAGGCGATGCACTTCGACGCCAAGGGCTCCATGCGGCTGTTCGCTGTGTCCATGGGCATGCTGTTCGCGCCCAAGATTTTCGGGCTCCTGTTGGGCCTCGCGAGCGCCAGGGACTCCGCACTCATGGGCGGCCGGGGGCGGTTGGTGTTGAGCGTGCTGCTGGAGAGCGTGCTCGCCACGCTGATGGCGCCGGTGATGATGCTGTTCCAGTCGCACTTCGTCTTCGGCACGCTGCTGGGCTACAAGGTGAGCTGGTCCAGCCAGCAGCGCGACGACGCGGACCTGCCCTGGTCCGAGGCGGCCCGCCGCCACGCCGTCCACACCGGCGTGGGCGTGGTGCTGGCCGCGGTGGCCTGGTTCCTGTCGCCGGGACTGCTGCTGTGGCTGTCGCCCGTGGTGGCGGGGCTGCTGCTGTCCATCCCCCTCTCCGTCTTCACCTCCCGCGCGTCGCTGGGGCTGTGGTTGGAGCGGCGCGGGCTGCTCGTCATCCCCGAGGAGTCCGAGCCCCCCAAGGTGCTGGAGCGCGCGCAAGCGGTGGCGGAGGAGTTCGCGCTGGAGCCGGTGGCGGACGCGGTGGACCACGTCATCTCGGATGCCAAGGCGCACGCGCTGCACTTGGCGCTGCTGGAGTCCCAGCCCTCGCCGGCCGCCGTGCCCATGGCGCTGGCCTCCGCGCGGCGCAAGCTGCTGGGTGGCACCGCCGAGCCGCTGTCCCCGCCCGAGAAGACGGCGGTCCTGCTGGACGCCCACACGCTGACCGAGGCCCGCGAGCGCCGGCTGGCGGTCGCGGTGTCCTGA
- a CDS encoding M18 family aminopeptidase, which translates to MSPTDTDALAGDLLEYIDASPTPYHAVRESARRLTQAGYRQLDEREPWTLEPGARVFITRGDTSIAAFHLGTQPVDRAGFRLVGSHTDSPNLRVKPNAAVTKNGYQQLGVEIYGGVLLHTWTDRDLSLAGRVMVMVEGRPQRHLVDFRRPLLRVPNLAIHLNRGVNTDGVKLNAQDHMVPVLGLERAGAAELHGLLLEELAKGGVKAQAGDILGYDLCLYDLQPSIRSGAHGEFLHAPRLDNLASCHASLSALLSSSAPREATSGVILFDHEEVGSRSAQGAASPFLRTLLERLTLAHSDGKPDAFHRAIAHSFLVSADMAHAIHPNYASMHEPKHQPHMGAGPVIKSNVNQSYATDGESWAFFTALCREAGVTPQHFVTRTDLGCGSTIGPISAGQLGIRTVDVGNPMLSMHSIREMACATDVAQMVAVLSRLFA; encoded by the coding sequence ATGAGCCCCACCGACACCGACGCCCTGGCTGGAGACCTCCTCGAGTACATCGACGCCTCGCCCACGCCGTACCATGCGGTGCGCGAGTCGGCCCGACGTCTGACGCAGGCGGGGTACCGCCAGTTGGATGAGCGCGAGCCCTGGACGCTGGAGCCGGGCGCGCGCGTCTTCATCACCCGGGGGGACACGAGCATCGCGGCCTTCCACCTCGGCACCCAGCCCGTGGACCGGGCGGGCTTCCGGCTGGTGGGCTCGCACACGGACTCGCCGAATTTGCGCGTGAAGCCGAACGCGGCGGTGACGAAGAACGGCTACCAGCAGCTCGGCGTGGAGATTTACGGCGGGGTGCTGCTGCACACGTGGACGGACCGGGACTTGTCGCTCGCGGGCCGCGTCATGGTGATGGTGGAGGGGCGCCCGCAGCGGCACCTGGTGGACTTCCGCCGGCCGCTCTTGCGCGTGCCCAACCTGGCCATCCACCTCAACCGAGGGGTGAACACGGACGGCGTGAAGCTGAACGCGCAGGACCACATGGTGCCGGTGTTGGGCCTGGAGCGCGCGGGCGCCGCCGAGCTGCACGGGCTGCTCTTGGAGGAGCTGGCCAAGGGTGGAGTGAAGGCGCAGGCGGGGGACATCCTCGGCTACGACTTGTGTCTCTATGACTTGCAGCCGTCCATCCGCTCGGGCGCGCACGGCGAGTTCCTCCACGCGCCGCGCCTGGACAACCTCGCGAGCTGCCACGCGAGCCTGTCCGCGTTGCTCTCCAGCAGTGCGCCGCGCGAGGCCACCAGCGGCGTCATCCTGTTCGACCACGAAGAGGTGGGCAGCCGCAGCGCGCAGGGGGCCGCGTCGCCCTTCCTGCGCACGCTGCTGGAGCGCCTGACGCTGGCGCACTCGGACGGCAAGCCGGACGCGTTCCACCGTGCCATCGCGCACTCGTTCCTGGTGAGCGCGGACATGGCGCACGCCATCCATCCCAACTACGCGTCCATGCACGAGCCCAAGCACCAGCCGCACATGGGCGCGGGCCCGGTCATCAAGTCGAACGTGAATCAGTCCTACGCCACGGATGGCGAGTCGTGGGCCTTCTTCACGGCGCTGTGCCGCGAGGCCGGCGTGACGCCGCAGCACTTCGTCACTCGCACGGACCTGGGCTGCGGCAGCACCATTGGTCCCATCTCCGCGGGGCAGCTCGGCATCCGCACGGTGGACGTGGGCAACCCCATGCTGTCCATGCACTCCATCCGCGAGATGGCCTGCGCCACCGACGTGGCGCAGATGGTCGCCGTGCTGAGCCGCCTGTTCGCCTAG